A stretch of Chitinophaga caeni DNA encodes these proteins:
- a CDS encoding baseplate J/gp47 family protein, whose product MSKMNCPTKNPLQRDGTSQFQRMLEALDPSYARIHDFSTADWMHFAWYYAYKVAYFNVGNNLNAQGDWRSFMVAEEEISHFLASVNQEENGAAVEPHLALFLSFLLLMKEPQQQMNSLTKQHLDFYYKNILQLRKQAPAMDQVHIVFELAKHVKEHRLEDDCLLDAGKDSKSIPRNYIIKDNPVIYPAKVSALKSIIHKDNQFVRSAEVANSLDGNGTALLPENPTWYPFGFENVPLEKDSAAMISLPDAKLGFAIASGVLLMKEGQRTITVSIDFNFPNSGVNYSRFNFLEDQLKIFITGEKGWITPSTLDIVQSPTAGQQKLIFELVIDSAEKAIVSYDAALHKERFNTDRPVLRVLLETGIGAGYKTYKELSKASIKKIKINVAVSGMKEITIENDGGKLDPAKAFLPFGPMPKKGSNFYIGSPEIFQKKWEKLSLNIDWKDKPGNLSDHYTAYRDRYMGEKFTRNKYDLVVNSSNNLSTASGAQEIVVNDNYFKVDLAYIKNNRWSTAQERNLFATGAMEITPGGGNSILNLSYGWLQLFITGFNSNKSYLQNYIQSSPVNNTFNYPLFNPGFVITDFNQQAFGANTKDNFLRLQLQQDFFHSVYPVLYSAAMGIPGAVIPKEPYTPTIASITLNYEAGEENEFNIGIQSNSSKLENYQSRNIQYFHEAPFGQAEQHVFLKEQAKFLQDKQNIPAVPVYLSEGNLFIGISGAIPQTSIRLLCQVAEGSENPEAPMFEESAPLEWSVLCNNEWKLLNRDFIIANDTNNFLKPGIIQLQLPIETTTNNTLFPGNLTWLRAQLPPGMPYDAVCKFLDIIAQTVQAGFINQGNDLTHLSTALPAGTISKLINRVSAVKELKQPFNSFGGRPEENDTQFYTRVSERLRHKNRAIMIWDYERLVLQNFPNIYKVKCLNHTSSNFELAPGFVRVIPIPDTRNKNIYNIYEPRVSKNMLTEIENFLQGKIGFHIDCKAENPQFENIQFDFKVKFYPQYDPNTYLKILQEALKHYLAPWAFGEHNSIQFGGTLYKSKVIAYIEDLKYVDFITDFKMYNMKIGSIDQDMIIAENSRAILTTYKTHQVTPIQPPVCP is encoded by the coding sequence ATGAGCAAAATGAATTGTCCAACCAAGAACCCCTTACAACGCGATGGCACCAGTCAATTCCAACGGATGTTGGAAGCGCTGGACCCGTCTTATGCACGGATCCATGATTTCAGCACGGCGGATTGGATGCACTTTGCCTGGTATTATGCCTACAAGGTAGCCTATTTTAATGTTGGGAATAACTTGAACGCGCAAGGTGACTGGCGGAGTTTTATGGTGGCTGAAGAAGAAATCAGTCATTTCCTTGCTTCCGTCAATCAAGAAGAAAACGGCGCCGCTGTTGAACCCCACCTCGCCCTGTTTCTGTCTTTCCTGTTGTTGATGAAGGAACCACAACAACAAATGAATAGTTTAACGAAACAGCACCTGGATTTCTATTACAAGAATATACTACAATTGCGAAAGCAAGCGCCCGCTATGGATCAAGTCCATATCGTATTCGAACTTGCCAAGCATGTTAAGGAACATAGGCTGGAAGATGATTGCTTGCTCGATGCCGGGAAGGACAGTAAAAGCATCCCGCGAAATTACATCATCAAGGATAACCCCGTAATATACCCGGCGAAAGTATCCGCTTTAAAATCTATTATTCATAAGGATAATCAATTTGTGAGATCCGCCGAGGTTGCTAATTCCCTGGATGGGAATGGCACCGCCTTACTTCCCGAAAACCCAACATGGTATCCTTTCGGCTTCGAGAATGTTCCATTGGAAAAAGATAGCGCCGCGATGATCAGCCTACCGGATGCTAAACTGGGATTCGCGATCGCATCCGGGGTGTTATTGATGAAAGAAGGGCAGCGAACAATCACCGTTAGTATAGATTTTAATTTTCCAAATTCCGGCGTTAATTATAGCAGGTTTAATTTCTTAGAAGATCAATTAAAAATATTTATCACGGGCGAAAAGGGTTGGATTACCCCTTCTACTTTAGATATCGTCCAATCACCAACTGCCGGGCAACAGAAGCTAATTTTCGAGCTGGTCATCGATAGCGCTGAAAAAGCCATTGTCTCTTATGATGCCGCGCTGCATAAAGAACGTTTCAACACCGATAGGCCGGTGCTACGGGTATTGCTAGAAACCGGCATTGGTGCCGGCTATAAAACATATAAGGAATTAAGCAAGGCAAGCATCAAGAAAATTAAAATCAATGTTGCCGTTAGCGGGATGAAGGAAATTACTATTGAAAATGACGGGGGAAAACTTGATCCGGCGAAAGCCTTCCTACCTTTTGGGCCGATGCCCAAGAAAGGTTCGAATTTTTATATCGGCAGCCCCGAAATATTCCAAAAAAAATGGGAAAAGCTCTCCTTAAACATCGATTGGAAAGATAAGCCGGGTAATCTTTCAGATCATTATACTGCTTATAGGGATCGATATATGGGTGAAAAATTCACCCGGAATAAATACGATCTCGTTGTCAACAGCAGCAATAACTTATCAACTGCCTCCGGGGCGCAAGAGATCGTTGTGAATGATAATTATTTTAAAGTGGACCTCGCATATATCAAGAACAACCGCTGGTCCACGGCCCAGGAAAGGAACCTATTCGCAACGGGAGCCATGGAAATTACGCCCGGCGGCGGGAATAGTATCCTGAACCTCAGTTATGGCTGGCTGCAATTATTCATTACCGGGTTCAATAGTAATAAATCCTATTTACAAAATTATATACAATCTTCCCCTGTAAATAACACTTTCAATTACCCTTTATTTAACCCCGGTTTCGTGATTACGGATTTCAATCAACAAGCCTTCGGGGCAAATACCAAGGATAATTTTTTGCGCTTACAGCTGCAACAGGATTTTTTTCACTCGGTATACCCGGTTTTATATTCTGCTGCCATGGGGATTCCAGGCGCTGTAATACCCAAGGAGCCTTATACGCCGACGATCGCTTCGATCACTTTAAATTATGAAGCGGGAGAAGAAAACGAGTTTAATATCGGCATACAATCTAATTCTTCTAAACTGGAAAATTATCAATCGAGAAATATTCAATATTTCCATGAAGCGCCATTCGGTCAAGCGGAACAACATGTATTTCTAAAAGAGCAAGCAAAATTTTTGCAAGACAAGCAAAATATCCCGGCAGTACCGGTATATTTATCGGAAGGAAACTTGTTTATAGGTATCAGCGGGGCTATCCCGCAAACATCTATCCGGCTACTCTGCCAAGTTGCCGAAGGGAGCGAAAACCCCGAAGCGCCGATGTTTGAAGAAAGCGCGCCACTTGAATGGTCCGTTCTCTGCAACAATGAATGGAAGCTCTTAAACAGGGATTTTATCATCGCGAACGATACCAATAACTTCCTCAAACCCGGAATCATCCAGCTACAGTTGCCTATTGAAACCACGACGAACAATACGCTCTTCCCGGGAAACCTTACCTGGTTACGGGCACAATTACCCCCGGGGATGCCCTACGATGCAGTGTGTAAATTCCTGGATATCATCGCCCAAACCGTTCAAGCGGGATTTATTAACCAGGGAAATGACTTAACGCATTTATCTACAGCCCTGCCTGCCGGCACCATTAGTAAATTAATCAACCGCGTGTCCGCAGTAAAAGAGCTAAAACAACCGTTTAATTCCTTTGGAGGAAGACCGGAAGAAAATGATACGCAATTTTATACCAGGGTCAGTGAAAGGTTAAGGCATAAAAACCGCGCTATCATGATTTGGGATTATGAAAGGTTGGTATTGCAAAATTTCCCGAATATTTACAAGGTAAAATGCCTGAACCACACGTCCAGTAATTTCGAACTGGCGCCGGGATTTGTAAGGGTTATACCCATCCCGGACACCAGGAATAAAAATATCTATAACATTTACGAACCACGGGTCAGCAAAAATATGCTTACGGAAATTGAAAATTTCCTACAGGGAAAAATCGGCTTCCATATCGACTGTAAAGCTGAAAACCCCCAATTTGAAAATATACAGTTCGACTTCAAAGTGAAGTTTTATCCCCAGTACGACCCGAATACTTATCTCAAGATTTTACAGGAAGCGTTAAAACATTATTTAGCCCCCTGGGCTTTCGGGGAGCACAATTCGATTCAATTCGGAGGAACATTATATAAAAGCAAGGTGATTGCATATATAGAAGATTTGAAATATGTTGACTTCATCACCGATTTCAAAATGTACAATATGAAAATAGGCTCGATAGACCAGGATATGATCATAGCTGAAAATTCAAGGGCCATATTGACAACTTATAAAACACACCAGGTAACGCCTATTCAACCCCCAGTTTGTCCATGA
- a CDS encoding PKD domain-containing protein — MATNQFLMLEEISMDYHAFRKDQVLTEKQLNDIIHYFEDQDRMSRTYLVGVGLVCGLVLSFENNPRSISISKGCGVTTDGDLLWMEPTTFHHFKAYSNRKKGTNDPIYDPFWPGGAQIPLWELVIPDEHGELPLESKPLTSFTAGTQQNLGDMVALLYLEYYLQDPDKCSAIDCDNQGPHQIANIKVLLLAKEDMEQVINRDPAAEEIADSIYKNYHQGQQSQTDLPVLKAKRIILNSTNTANPTMLAKDYLGAAKLGAANLIAAIQKLYGSYQFILDANQQQNIVLLINKLSQALEAQVPIYLAQYVYDFYKDIIVTYNELRAALSGCLPICCPDKFAFPKHIMLGEVNKSGSIPAPYRHEFYPSPAVTSCRDGIKRSKSLWLRLIGMIQRFQATNQPRDIRITPSLDYKHLLEHRAIPYYFKEVAGMIDHWNYQLSRKGLQKHNLSYHANQYGFGIDSTLNPLEYDIDKNDFYRVEGHLGQPLATAFSNIIKSRDEHSLAFDIIALRINKSGNIKDININDFDCQFEDLQAILKAFLVEQNCLYASVTKFFSGFNSNRNKGFHSQLTLYTAVPYQYMAVAANNSSLGLISEEPNTGGNTAHLRINTNINSLETGTEKSPGGLNINTNMDDTSVKSRLSTNIDKDQPFCKTVYVVDKTVNDNLVVENEAIGIYMAGNPYELKYSAENYIMQLKEATAGDERLALLSDDEKLLVYEAPIYVIANIAEASQLRPFDIIDINEDLLGKYINRMKVLCKYAKTLRARLDNILNKSTYTRNGFESYYIFILQQLIANCCAAEKLESLLEEIQRRKKKILDSLLFANYAKAHPGLEHKAGVHRGGTFVLVYANEYRDKGIDFTRATNFAARGNEDTLNLRAPISDIEEFAYYLVSNQGKINFEKEVDNYKKEHRIKTGSLEEQQFDKTLLRYIKEICARLNREEEAALADNLVVADFTLPYLCCSDCPPMTFILPRETYNLSLPKATACSDEEPLLFQRQPATGTVKTTDALKDTITVEGNNVFFNPAKVPASTLGQPISFTIDDQVTNCKITVYKHPQAAFTYEIIELNDKELKVEFHNQSNEDSGDEFVYDWDFGDGRAVERKTNREVVPVTYNREVLKRLKIDGNIPIKLNAINSGCSDSAEDNVQYEVSGPVSLSLPVNVICHDSNPVAFTVSPTNGEVKATTEEKSVEKIGDNQYQFNPSLVANYGTAIHFTVNGEATDCQVTVYKRLTANFSVTNINLIPGSPFLEATFNNLSNPGLLPGYTYHWKFGDGQAHSSNNELPFTMRFNYQNLIAQGLKSIPVTLEVVNPSCGSSKQGTVPLPTGEQPNTCSQLVKEQATKDLQYFSSARVLKALNSIQGTAEYKLLLPVVTETQNILNAVNSSTFDINLPSNQVKLYRRIIALLKECYASNFSDGINQIIVTYIIRSMIELSINLVKCTDKVDNNSKEMLMAILKTFLGEIPKSIKEKFGSINGKNVLGIFIEEYLSSKAWSDNELEKLIKEILDKLKSLPV; from the coding sequence ATGGCTACCAATCAATTTTTGATGTTGGAAGAAATATCGATGGATTACCATGCTTTCCGCAAGGACCAGGTACTCACCGAGAAACAATTGAACGATATTATCCATTATTTTGAAGACCAAGACCGGATGTCACGTACCTACCTTGTAGGTGTAGGATTGGTCTGCGGCCTGGTATTGAGCTTTGAAAACAACCCGCGATCAATAAGTATCAGCAAAGGTTGCGGCGTAACCACGGACGGCGATTTGCTATGGATGGAGCCGACCACCTTCCATCATTTCAAAGCCTATTCTAACCGGAAAAAGGGCACGAATGATCCCATTTACGATCCATTTTGGCCCGGTGGCGCCCAAATACCGCTCTGGGAACTCGTTATCCCGGACGAGCATGGAGAACTACCTTTAGAATCTAAACCTTTAACTTCATTTACCGCTGGCACTCAACAGAACCTGGGTGATATGGTTGCGTTGTTATATTTAGAATATTATTTACAAGATCCTGATAAATGCAGCGCGATAGATTGCGATAACCAGGGGCCACATCAAATAGCCAATATCAAGGTATTACTCCTGGCAAAAGAAGATATGGAACAGGTAATCAACCGTGACCCGGCGGCTGAAGAAATCGCTGATTCCATCTATAAAAATTATCATCAGGGGCAGCAATCGCAAACCGATCTCCCCGTATTAAAAGCGAAGAGGATCATATTAAACAGTACTAACACAGCCAATCCCACGATGCTTGCGAAAGATTATCTCGGCGCGGCGAAACTGGGCGCTGCTAACTTGATTGCCGCGATTCAAAAATTGTACGGGTCCTACCAGTTCATTTTAGACGCCAACCAGCAGCAGAATATAGTTCTTTTGATAAACAAGTTGAGCCAAGCACTGGAAGCCCAGGTTCCTATTTACCTGGCGCAATATGTTTATGATTTTTATAAAGATATCATCGTTACTTATAATGAATTAAGAGCTGCACTGTCTGGCTGCTTACCTATTTGTTGCCCGGATAAATTTGCTTTCCCAAAGCATATTATGCTGGGCGAAGTCAATAAATCCGGCAGCATTCCGGCGCCTTACCGCCATGAATTTTATCCTTCCCCGGCAGTTACATCTTGCAGGGATGGAATAAAACGCAGTAAAAGCCTCTGGTTAAGGTTGATAGGTATGATTCAAAGATTCCAGGCTACTAACCAGCCCCGCGATATCCGTATTACACCGTCATTAGACTATAAACACCTGCTCGAACATCGCGCCATTCCTTATTATTTCAAGGAAGTAGCTGGAATGATTGATCATTGGAACTACCAGCTATCCCGGAAAGGCTTGCAAAAACATAACTTATCCTACCATGCTAACCAGTACGGGTTCGGAATTGACAGCACTTTGAACCCATTGGAATACGATATAGATAAAAATGATTTTTACAGGGTTGAAGGACACCTGGGACAACCCCTGGCTACTGCCTTTAGCAATATCATTAAATCGCGCGATGAACACAGCCTCGCCTTTGATATCATAGCATTGAGAATTAATAAATCCGGTAACATAAAAGATATAAACATCAATGATTTTGATTGCCAGTTTGAAGATCTACAGGCCATACTGAAAGCCTTCCTGGTAGAGCAAAATTGTTTATATGCAAGCGTGACTAAGTTTTTTAGCGGGTTCAATAGCAACCGCAATAAAGGTTTCCATTCGCAGTTGACATTATACACCGCCGTACCTTACCAGTACATGGCGGTGGCCGCTAATAACAGCAGCCTCGGGTTGATAAGCGAAGAACCGAACACGGGCGGAAACACGGCACACCTAAGAATCAATACCAATATCAACTCACTCGAAACAGGAACTGAAAAATCCCCCGGCGGCCTAAACATCAACACAAATATGGATGATACCAGTGTCAAATCACGTTTGAGTACAAATATTGATAAAGATCAACCATTCTGTAAAACAGTGTATGTTGTAGATAAAACCGTCAACGATAACCTGGTCGTGGAAAATGAAGCGATCGGAATTTATATGGCCGGAAATCCTTATGAATTGAAGTATTCTGCGGAGAACTACATCATGCAACTCAAGGAGGCCACCGCGGGTGATGAACGTCTTGCATTATTGAGCGATGATGAAAAATTGCTGGTTTATGAAGCGCCCATTTATGTAATAGCCAATATAGCGGAAGCTTCACAATTAAGACCTTTCGATATTATTGATATTAATGAAGATTTGCTCGGTAAGTATATCAATAGGATGAAGGTTTTATGCAAGTATGCCAAAACCTTAAGGGCCAGGTTAGACAATATCCTCAATAAAAGTACTTATACAAGGAACGGCTTTGAAAGTTATTACATCTTTATCCTACAACAGTTGATAGCCAATTGTTGCGCGGCGGAAAAACTTGAAAGTCTCTTGGAAGAAATTCAAAGACGTAAAAAGAAAATATTAGATAGTTTGTTATTTGCAAATTATGCCAAGGCGCATCCAGGCTTAGAGCATAAGGCCGGCGTACACCGCGGCGGAACATTCGTGCTTGTATATGCTAACGAATACCGTGACAAGGGGATCGATTTTACCAGGGCTACCAACTTTGCCGCCCGCGGCAACGAAGATACCCTTAATTTGCGCGCCCCCATCAGCGATATTGAAGAATTTGCCTATTACCTGGTCAGCAATCAAGGAAAAATAAACTTTGAAAAAGAAGTTGACAATTATAAAAAAGAACATAGGATAAAAACCGGAAGTTTAGAAGAACAACAATTTGATAAAACGCTTTTGCGGTATATCAAGGAAATTTGTGCCAGGTTAAATAGGGAAGAGGAAGCAGCTTTAGCCGATAACCTCGTGGTGGCAGATTTCACGTTACCATATTTATGTTGTAGCGATTGTCCTCCTATGACATTTATATTGCCCCGGGAAACATATAACCTTAGCTTACCAAAAGCCACGGCTTGTTCCGATGAAGAACCGCTGTTATTTCAAAGACAGCCGGCGACCGGCACTGTAAAAACTACCGATGCATTAAAAGATACCATAACTGTTGAAGGCAATAATGTATTCTTCAACCCTGCGAAAGTTCCCGCGTCAACATTAGGGCAACCTATCTCATTTACGATAGATGACCAAGTAACCAATTGTAAAATCACCGTATATAAGCACCCGCAAGCAGCCTTTACATATGAAATAATCGAGCTTAATGACAAAGAACTTAAAGTCGAATTTCATAATCAAAGTAACGAAGACTCCGGGGATGAATTTGTATACGATTGGGACTTTGGCGACGGCAGGGCGGTTGAACGCAAGACCAACCGCGAAGTAGTACCGGTAACTTATAACCGCGAAGTATTAAAAAGGTTAAAGATAGATGGCAACATTCCTATCAAGCTGAATGCCATCAATTCCGGTTGCAGTGATAGCGCCGAAGACAACGTGCAATACGAAGTTAGCGGCCCCGTGAGCCTCTCTTTGCCGGTAAACGTTATATGCCATGATAGCAACCCGGTAGCATTTACTGTAAGCCCAACAAACGGCGAAGTAAAAGCTACAACAGAAGAAAAATCTGTTGAGAAAATAGGGGATAACCAATACCAATTTAATCCGTCCCTGGTAGCGAATTACGGCACTGCCATTCATTTTACCGTGAACGGGGAAGCCACGGATTGCCAAGTGACGGTGTATAAACGCCTTACAGCTAATTTCAGCGTTACAAATATCAACCTGATACCCGGCTCACCATTCCTGGAAGCAACATTTAACAACCTGAGCAACCCTGGATTATTACCGGGATATACCTACCACTGGAAATTTGGCGATGGCCAGGCACATTCCAGCAATAACGAGCTGCCGTTTACAATGCGGTTTAATTACCAAAATTTGATAGCGCAAGGCTTGAAGAGCATACCGGTGACACTTGAAGTGGTAAACCCCTCATGCGGTAGTAGTAAACAAGGTACTGTACCACTACCAACAGGCGAACAGCCCAATACCTGCTCCCAGTTAGTCAAAGAGCAGGCAACTAAAGACCTGCAATATTTTAGTTCTGCCAGGGTATTGAAAGCGCTCAATAGCATCCAGGGAACAGCGGAGTACAAGTTACTCTTACCGGTCGTCACGGAAACTCAAAATATCCTTAACGCGGTTAATAGCAGCACATTCGATATCAATCTTCCAAGTAATCAAGTAAAGTTATACAGGAGAATCATAGCATTATTAAAAGAATGTTATGCAAGTAACTTCAGCGATGGTATCAATCAGATAATTGTTACTTATATCATCCGCTCGATGATCGAATTAAGTATTAACCTGGTTAAATGCACAGATAAGGTTGACAATAATAGTAAGGAGATGCTGATGGCAATACTGAAAACATTCCTGGGAGAGATACCGAAAAGCATTAAAGAAAAATTCGGTAGCATTAACGGCAAGAATGTCCTGGGTATTTTCATCGAAGAATATTTATCCAGCAAAGCTTGGTCAGATAACGAATTGGAAAAATTGATCAAGGAAATACTTGATAAATTAAAATCGCTTCCGGTATAA
- a CDS encoding contractile injection system tape measure protein — MEPQLSHIIHAVNVQVNVADRGQANHFYTEVSAYLQDILLPQMKCLCDEQGADYHRLERVDVVLDIDKLDDWQAVLTRSVITAMLDAIARDPSAYSQLGTILGAHATPELKDSNWEIFCHFLETGYLPWFAHSGQDYFSETFLLDQLANASHSWKAMTWEALQSHAGAVERLSKQFSWEFNISLLEWLSGMNFLPKVNQWLLAVDRPGSTISKRQIQQQFIEIFIQKYIQVSTEIIGTASILHHAMMKTEQSLQENREANDRVLSNDAILEQYVHDPVQDSGLIIGNAGLILLQPFIQYYFKETELLEGEQFTNATSQVYAVHLLHYLATGNEYAPEQELLFEKYLCGMHIRQPIERFVKLKERDKEEAVTLLNAAIAHWEVLKNTSAEGLRETFLQRPGKLILQNHHQLIVEANTVDILLEQIPWSYSLVKFPWTAQLLYVDWSSANR, encoded by the coding sequence ATGGAGCCACAATTATCGCATATTATTCACGCGGTAAACGTACAAGTAAACGTTGCTGATCGCGGGCAAGCCAATCACTTTTACACGGAAGTTTCGGCCTACCTGCAAGATATATTATTGCCGCAAATGAAATGTTTATGTGATGAACAGGGAGCGGATTACCATCGACTGGAAAGGGTAGACGTAGTGCTCGACATCGATAAATTAGATGATTGGCAGGCAGTACTAACACGCTCCGTTATTACAGCCATGCTGGACGCAATAGCCCGGGATCCATCAGCGTATTCCCAGTTGGGGACGATCTTGGGAGCCCATGCAACGCCGGAATTAAAGGACAGCAATTGGGAAATATTCTGCCATTTCCTGGAAACCGGCTACCTGCCATGGTTTGCACATTCGGGGCAAGATTATTTTTCGGAAACATTTCTATTGGATCAATTAGCGAATGCCTCCCATTCTTGGAAAGCGATGACATGGGAAGCTTTACAATCGCATGCAGGAGCCGTAGAAAGGCTTTCCAAGCAATTTAGCTGGGAGTTCAATATCTCTTTATTAGAATGGTTGAGCGGCATGAACTTCCTTCCCAAAGTAAATCAATGGCTACTAGCGGTAGACAGGCCTGGATCAACAATTTCTAAGCGACAAATCCAACAGCAGTTTATAGAGATTTTTATACAAAAATATATACAAGTTTCGACAGAAATTATAGGTACCGCCAGCATACTTCATCATGCCATGATGAAAACCGAACAATCATTACAAGAAAACAGGGAGGCAAATGATAGGGTATTATCCAACGATGCAATACTCGAACAGTATGTTCATGACCCCGTTCAGGATAGCGGGCTTATTATCGGAAATGCTGGCCTAATACTATTGCAACCGTTTATCCAATATTATTTCAAAGAAACAGAACTATTGGAAGGGGAACAATTTACAAATGCAACATCCCAGGTATATGCCGTACATCTACTGCATTACCTGGCAACGGGGAACGAATATGCCCCCGAGCAGGAACTGCTTTTTGAAAAATACTTATGTGGCATGCATATTCGGCAACCTATAGAACGGTTCGTTAAGTTAAAGGAGCGGGATAAAGAAGAGGCTGTTACCTTGCTAAATGCCGCTATAGCGCATTGGGAAGTATTAAAAAATACTTCGGCTGAAGGGCTGCGGGAAACCTTCCTGCAAAGACCGGGGAAGCTGATCCTCCAAAATCATCACCAACTAATCGTGGAAGCTAATACTGTAGATATTTTGTTAGAACAAATACCTTGGTCCTATAGCCTGGTTAAATTCCCATGGACGGCACAGTTACTGTATGTAGATTGGTCTTCGGCTAACAGGTAG
- a CDS encoding ATP-binding protein, with amino-acid sequence MSKIEILPSLHRVIDCLRYVIKQRMDHYLGRETAPKASPEFILPLQSPLGEFIARHQLNQQEITVLFLALIPHIYPSFYDEIFASYIDSPTDFPQLGGVRAKSGRNFLPTGQTALFILAGQELDKRIKFQHVFNPQHLFSKERILWLEDVAEGEPFLNGKMILAAELSSYFINGKLPLPNLSINFPAQHLDTQLDWDSLVLPEETKLQIEEIIRWVDHHDYFQSQWDAEQHFKPGYRSLFYGPPGTGKTFTATLLGKKTNKPVFRIDLSMVISKYIGETEKNLSSLFNQAERKDWILFFDEGDALFSKRTNVRDAHDKYANQEAAYLLQRIEQFNGLVILATNFKNNIDEAFTRRFHSIIHFPAPGNAERMQIWEKVLPGKAPKSGEIDLTSLAKKYELTGSGIMNAVQHACFLALATNSRAITQEMLLAGIKREYGKEGKIW; translated from the coding sequence ATGAGTAAAATAGAAATACTGCCGTCGCTCCACCGTGTAATAGATTGCTTACGATATGTAATCAAGCAGCGGATGGATCATTATTTGGGAAGGGAAACGGCGCCGAAAGCATCTCCTGAATTTATACTGCCACTACAGTCGCCCTTAGGTGAATTTATAGCCCGGCATCAACTCAACCAGCAGGAAATAACGGTCCTATTCCTAGCGCTCATCCCGCATATTTACCCATCCTTTTACGATGAAATTTTCGCTTCATATATTGATTCTCCTACCGATTTTCCGCAGTTAGGCGGAGTTCGTGCAAAATCAGGGCGCAACTTTTTACCTACCGGGCAAACCGCTTTATTTATACTTGCAGGGCAAGAACTCGATAAAAGAATCAAATTTCAGCATGTATTTAACCCGCAGCATTTATTTTCAAAGGAAAGGATACTTTGGTTAGAAGATGTAGCGGAAGGAGAACCCTTTTTAAATGGCAAAATGATTCTAGCCGCGGAGCTCAGCAGTTATTTTATCAATGGGAAACTTCCATTACCTAACTTAAGCATTAACTTTCCAGCCCAACATTTAGATACCCAGTTGGATTGGGATAGCCTCGTATTGCCGGAAGAAACCAAGTTGCAAATTGAAGAAATTATCCGCTGGGTAGACCATCACGATTATTTTCAATCGCAATGGGATGCAGAACAGCATTTTAAACCGGGCTACAGGTCGCTGTTCTACGGCCCGCCGGGAACAGGGAAGACATTTACAGCAACATTGCTCGGCAAAAAGACGAACAAACCGGTATTCAGGATAGACCTGAGTATGGTCATCTCTAAATATATCGGTGAAACGGAGAAAAACCTTTCTTCGCTATTTAACCAAGCAGAAAGAAAAGATTGGATATTATTCTTCGATGAAGGAGACGCGCTTTTTAGCAAAAGAACAAACGTTAGGGATGCGCATGATAAATATGCGAACCAGGAAGCAGCATATTTATTACAGCGGATAGAACAATTTAATGGGCTTGTAATATTAGCGACCAATTTCAAGAACAATATCGACGAGGCATTTACGAGACGCTTTCATTCGATCATACATTTCCCGGCGCCGGGAAACGCGGAAAGGATGCAAATTTGGGAAAAAGTGCTGCCCGGGAAAGCACCGAAATCCGGGGAAATTGATCTAACAAGCCTGGCCAAGAAGTACGAGCTCACCGGCTCCGGCATTATGAACGCCGTTCAGCACGCCTGCTTTCTTGCACTGGCAACAAATAGCAGGGCCATCACGCAAGAAATGTTATTGGCCGGGATTAAAAGGGAATACGGGAAGGAGGGGAAGATTTGGTGA
- a CDS encoding GPW/gp25 family protein has translation MEQDRAFLGRGWSFPPKFDKAAKGLVMLEEEADIESSLSILLSTKLGERVMQPTFGCNLDNMVFESMNLTMLTYVKDLVENAILYHEPRIELEGIEIDTGNQYEGVLNIEIQYMVRTTNSRYNYVYPYYINEGTNVKS, from the coding sequence ATGGAACAAGATCGCGCATTCTTAGGAAGGGGTTGGAGTTTTCCTCCAAAATTTGATAAAGCAGCTAAAGGCTTGGTGATGCTCGAAGAAGAAGCAGATATTGAAAGCAGCTTATCCATCTTATTATCTACAAAATTAGGCGAGCGGGTCATGCAGCCAACCTTTGGTTGTAACCTCGACAATATGGTATTCGAGAGTATGAACCTTACCATGCTGACCTATGTTAAGGACCTCGTCGAGAACGCCATCCTGTACCATGAACCCAGGATCGAGCTGGAAGGAATCGAGATAGACACGGGTAACCAGTACGAAGGCGTATTGAATATAGAAATTCAATACATGGTTCGCACTACGAACTCAAGGTATAACTATGTTTACCCCTATTATATTAATGAAGGCACCAATGTGAAAAGCTAA